In Drosophila subpulchrella strain 33 F10 #4 breed RU33 chromosome 3R, RU_Dsub_v1.1 Primary Assembly, whole genome shotgun sequence, the following are encoded in one genomic region:
- the LOC119545766 gene encoding serine/arginine-rich splicing factor 1B: MGSRNECRIYVGNLPPDIRTKDIQDLFHKFGKVTFVDLKNRRGPPFAFVEFEDARDADDAVKARDGYDYDGYRLRVEFPRGGGPGSYRGGNRNDRSRDGGGRMGGRGPPAKRSQYRVMVTGLPASGSWQDLKDHMREAGDVCFADTYKDGSGVVEFLRHEDMKYAIKKLDDSRFRSHEGEVAYIRVREDSGDNDRSGGGGGGSGGGGGGAGGGGGGGGRDYRDRSRSRSFSSRPRRRGTPTYSPVRRQSYSRSRSRSNY, encoded by the exons ATGGGATCACGCAACGAGTGCCGCATCTATGTGGGTAACCTGCCGCCGGACATCCGCACCAAGGACATCCAGGATCTGTTCCACAAGTTTGGCAAAGTTACATTTGTCGACCTGAAGAATCGGCGTGGGCCGCCATTTGCTTTTGTTGAGTTCGAAGATGCGCG CGATGCCGACGATGCGGTGAAGGCACGCGATGGCTATGACTACGATGGGTACCGCCTACGCGTGGAATTCCCACGGGGCGGTGGTCCGGGCAGCTATCGTGGTGGCAACCGCAACGACCGCAGCCGCGACGGCGGCGGACGCATGGGCGGACGCGGACCACCGGCCAAGCGTTCGCAGTACCGCGTCATGGTCACCGGACTGCCCGCCTCCGGATCGTGGCAGGATCTCAAAGACCACATGCGCGAGGCCGGCGACGTCTGCTTCGCGGACACCTACAAGGACGGGTCCGGCGTGGTGGAGTTCCTGCGCCACGAGGACATGAAGTACGCCATCAAAAAGCTGGACGACTCGCGCTTCCGTTCGCATGAG GGCGAGGTTGCCTACATTCGCGTCCGCGAGGATAGCGGCGATAACGACCGCAGTGGCGGTGGCGGGGGCGGCAGCggaggaggtggtggtggtgccggcggcggaggtggaggtggaggcCGTGACTACCGCGACAG ATCTCGCTCGCGCTCTTTCTCGTCACGACCTCGTCGTCGTGGCACACCAACCTACTCCCCAGTGCGACGTCAGTCTTATTCCAGGTCTCGCTCTCGCTCTAACTATTAA
- the LOC119545765 gene encoding transcription factor Sp2, which yields MAAAGSNVRCINFYDLCRICTDSSDHKTNIYSPEGRAKNLGNKILECLSLQIDEKDRLPKVVCAQCVQQVEQIHGLRATCRNSQTMLSNCLNIRPAPSSEKLYIRDAVDESGKSLSVTQTAPAASAGAQQSGNLLSSIIQAVGMQPQQQYTITVDNGVQQQQPLSEAQIKTERQTALEEFIRLKPDIKITPLGKKEANSPGKPQQPPPLQPQTVTTTLNTTQLQIQPQLGDQLQPLWQQIQQLQLQQQLQQLTNQLQATTQFTATQEDAGNPGDSKKPKLNFVLSSQSAPQFTTSLPQFAGGQPQIQLQLMPGGSGVTNAATASSQTQFNAAALLSSLAAPQSAPNMLSPNKCFLPITIRDENSDQQIVAHIDTKNLVLPTTYQVQMKLQPQLATADGQPIMQLTPTSIPATLQLTPQNLGNPGSNFQGTAVAQNQFLAPQPQPVQQQQPLTQLPNTAQVTSQQIIRSPQTSNTNPQLVIRNVTNILSTPTTPTSTKEPPAFKTPPPKQTNRQMPSPKSKPPVVSPSGGGISPSTNEFKRLMVQTKQPQQAKQQPQAKQQPPAAAAAASQTTTSANQAAMQRLSSNTTITKVAKQPVSVPAPAPAPTPAKLPMLNKQNITISRISMQTAPKPQIKSPAAAASPAPQPIPLPVPALSQAQPPPLASQHKKVERKPPENQETSGQKAKPARPPQQILPSPNQEGENATANDAFLPPSSLTCPTCKREFKKKEHLTQHVKLHAGLRPFKCSEDGCDKTFSRKEHLSRHLISHSGQKMYTCEVCKKPFSRKDNLNKHKRIHTQPANETLYCCDVCNKNFATKLHYEKHREMHKKTRSESAGPAATAPPAATSAPAQVRSNGQVPKQTVYEIKQQRTAQQQTQTQTQPAQIMHVVTTQDLAGNTITITQAPDSNMPASLANYVQLGFSQYQNSRTPAAK from the exons ATGGCTGCGGCCGGAAGCAACGTCCGCTGCATCAACTTCTACGACCTGTGCCGCATCTGCACCGACAGCAGCGACCACAAGACGAACATCTACTCGCCCGAGGGTCGCGCCAAGAACCTGGGCAACAAGATTCTCGAGTGCCTCTCGCTACAG ATCGATGAGAAGGATCGCTTGCCCAAGGTGGTGTGCGCACAGTGCGTGCAGCAGGTGGAGCAGATCCACGGACTTCGCGCCACTTGCCGCAACTCGCAAACGATGCTGAGCAACTGCCTCAACATCCGCCCGGCGCCGAGTAGCGAAAAGCTGTACATCCGGGATGCGGTCGACGAGTCCGGCAAGAGCCTAAGCGTGACTCAGACGGCTCCAGCAGCTTCCGCCGGAGCTCAACAGTCTGGAAATCTCCTGAGCAGCATCATCCAGGCGGTGGGAATGCAACCCCAGCAGCAGTACACCATCACGGTGGACAACGGGgtacagcagcagcaacctTTGTCGGAAGCGCAAATCAAAACCGAGAGGCAGAC TGCTTTGGAGGAGTTCATCCGCCTCAAGCCGGACATCAAGATAACGCCGCTGGGGAAGAAGGAGGCTAATTCACCTGGCAAACCCCAGCAACCTCCTCCTCTCCAACCGCAGACAGTGACGACTACATTAAACACTACCCAGTTGCAGATACAGCCGCAACTGGGAGATCAACTGCAACCCCTCTGGCAACAGATACAGCAgctgcaactgcagcagcagctaCAGCAACTCACAAACCAGCTGCAGGCCACCACTCAGTTCACGGCCACCCAGGAGGATGCCGGCAATCCTGGCGACAGCAAAAAGCCCAAGTTGAACTTTGTGCTCTCTTCCCAATCGGCCCCACAATTCACCACCTCTCTGCCGCAGTTCGCGGGAGGTCAGCCGCAGATCCAGCTGCAGTTGATGCCCGGTGGAAGTGGAGTGACGAATGCGGCGACAGCGTCATCCCAGACGCAGTTTAATGCAGCTGCTCTACTCTCTAGTCTGGCGGCTCCGCAGTCAGCTCCCAATATGCTCTCACCGAACAAATGTTTTCTGCCCATCACCATTCGGGACGAGAACTCCGACCAGCAGATCGTGGCGCATATAGACACCAAAAACCTAGTGCTGCCAACCACCTACCAAGTACAGATGAAGCTACAGCCTCAGTTGGCCACTGCCGACGGTCAGCCGATTATGCAGCTGACACCCACCTCCATTCCGGCCACGCTGCAGTTGACACCGCAGAATCTGGGAAATCCGGGAAGCAATTTCCAGGGCACGGCTGTGGCGCAAAACCAGTTTCTGGCCCCGCAGCCGCAGCCTgtccaacaacaacaaccccTTACACAACTGCCTAACACGGCACAAGTGACCTCTCAGCAAATCATAAGATCTCCACAGACCAGCAACACCAATCCGCAATTGGTGATAAGGAATGTGACCAATATCCTATCGACTCCGACCACGCCCACGAGCACGAAGGAGCCGCCTGCTTTTAAGACTCCCCCGCCAAAGCAGACAAATAGACAGATGCCATCGCCGAAGAGCAAACCTCCAGTGGTCTCACCCTCAGGAGGAGGCATTAGCCCATCCACCAACGAATTTAAGCGCCTGATGGTGCAGACAAAGCAGCCACAGCAGGCAAAGCAGCAACCGCAGGCAAAGCAACAGCCGCCCGCAGCAGCCGCTGCAGCCTCTCAGACAACGACCTCGGCCAATCAGGCTGCCATGCAGCGACTCTCCTCGAACACAACCATCACCAAGGTGGCCAAGCAGCCCGTTTCGGTACCAGCACCGGCTCCAGCACCCACTCCCGCCAAGCTGCCCATGCTAAACAAGCAGAATATCACCATCAGTCGAATCTCAATGCAAACAGCGCCTAAGCCTCAAATAAAGTCTCCAGCGGCAGCCGCTTCTCCTGCTCCCCAGCCCATTCCTCTGCCCGTTCCCGCACTGAGCCAGGCACAGCCGCCTCCATTGGCGTCACAGCACAAAAAGGTCGAGCGCAAGCCACCTGAAAATCAGGAAACATCGGGGCAGAAAGCGAAACCAGCGCGGCCACCCCAACAAATTCTGCCTTCGCCAAATCAGGAGGGGGAGAATGCGACTGCTAACGATGCGTTTTTGCCACCCTCATCCCTTACTTGCCCCACTTGCAAACGTGAGTTCAAGAAGAAAGAACATCTCACCCAGCACGTGAAGCTGCACGCGGGCTTGCGACCCTTCAAGTGCTCGGAGGACGGCTGCGACAAGACCTTCAGCCGCAAGGAGCACCTTTCTCGCCATTTGATCTCCCACTCGGGCCAAAAGATGTACACCTGCGAGGTGTGCAAGAAGCCCTTCTCGCGAAAGGACAACCTCAACAAGCACAAGCG GATTCACACGCAGCCGGCCAACGAAACGCTTTACTGCTGCGATGTTTGCAATAAGAATTTCGCCACCAAGCTGCACTACGAAAAGCATCGGGAAATGCATAAGAAAACTCGATCGGAGAGTGCGGGTCCGGCTGCCACTGCTCCTCCTGCGGCCACTTCTGCACCTGCCCAGGTCCGTAGCAATGGTCAGGTTCCCAAACAG ACGGTTTACGAAATCAAGCAACAACGCACTGCTCAGCAGCAAACGCAAACACAAACGCAGCCGGCGCAGATCATGCATGTGGTAACCACCCAGGACCTGGCCGGAAACACCATAACGATCACCCAAGCACCCGACTCCAATATGCCTGCGTCTCTGGCCAATTACGTGCAGCTGGGCTTCTCCCAGTACCAAAATTCCCGCACACCAGCCGCCAAGTAA
- the LOC119545767 gene encoding uncharacterized protein LOC119545767 isoform X2 has translation MPDVKFFSILPTNANASVRVTRMSISANLLQDAQQYSVNFVNSTDCTDNITYHFKVIIPTQTIIENYKRNGEWSSLQKDTELNIFDESSFCLEFVFDYANSMMHVYQGRDSGHNFITKYETLFSLSDIQAVQVWGDVQKVNQFALSYN, from the exons ATGCCCGATGTAAAgtttttttccattttgccCACCAATGCCAATGCATCGGTTCGAGTCACTAGGATGTCCATTAGCGCCAACCTTCTCCAGGATGCCCAGCA ATACTCGGTGAACTTTGTCAACAGTACAGACTGCACGGACAACATTACATATCACTTCAAGGTGATCATCCCCACACAGACGATCATCGAGAACTACAAGCGGAACGGCGAATGGAGCAGTCTGCAAAAGGATACTGAACTGAACATCTTCGACG AATCCTCGTTTTGCCTTGAGTTCGTCTTCGACTACGCAAACTCCATGATGCATGTGTACCAGGGCAGGGATTCGGGCCACAATTTCATAACCAAGTATGAGACCCTCTTCTCCCTCTCCGACATCCAGGCAGTGCAGGTGTGGGGCGATGTGCAGAAGGTCAACCAGTTTGCCCTGAGCTACAACTGA
- the LOC119545767 gene encoding uncharacterized protein LOC119545767 isoform X1, with protein sequence MPDVKFFSILPTNANASVRVTRMSISANLLQDAQQYSVNFVNSTDCTDNITYHFKVIIPTQTIIENYKRNGEWSSLQKDTELNIFDGTGASDKNSHLTQSFARMISEIDEALTLTSSTESSFCLEFVFDYANSMMHVYQGRDSGHNFITKYETLFSLSDIQAVQVWGDVQKVNQFALSYN encoded by the exons ATGCCCGATGTAAAgtttttttccattttgccCACCAATGCCAATGCATCGGTTCGAGTCACTAGGATGTCCATTAGCGCCAACCTTCTCCAGGATGCCCAGCA ATACTCGGTGAACTTTGTCAACAGTACAGACTGCACGGACAACATTACATATCACTTCAAGGTGATCATCCCCACACAGACGATCATCGAGAACTACAAGCGGAACGGCGAATGGAGCAGTCTGCAAAAGGATACTGAACTGAACATCTTCGACGGTACAGGCGCTAGCGATAAGAACTCCCATTTGACACAGAGCTTTGCCCGCATGATAAGCGAGATTGACGAGGCCTTGACTTTGACTTCATCCACAGAATCCTCGTTTTGCCTTGAGTTCGTCTTCGACTACGCAAACTCCATGATGCATGTGTACCAGGGCAGGGATTCGGGCCACAATTTCATAACCAAGTATGAGACCCTCTTCTCCCTCTCCGACATCCAGGCAGTGCAGGTGTGGGGCGATGTGCAGAAGGTCAACCAGTTTGCCCTGAGCTACAACTGA
- the LOC119545768 gene encoding mesencephalic astrocyte-derived neurotrophic factor homolog, protein MKTWYMVVVIGFLAALATTALALKEEDCEVCVKTVRRFADSLNDATKKDFKQIETEFKKFCKAQKNKEHRFCYYLGGLEESATGILNELSKPLSWSMPAEKICEKLKKKDAQICDLRYEKQIDLKSVDLKKLKVRDLKKILNDWDESCDGCLEKGDFIKRIEELKPKYSHGEL, encoded by the exons atgaAGACGTGGTACATGGTAGTAGTGATAGGCTTCCTGGCGGCGCTGGCCACCACGGCGTTGGCCCTCAAAGAAGAGGACTGCGAAG TTTGTGTGAAGACGGTGCGGCGGTTCGCAGACTCCCTGAACGATGCCACCAAGAAGGACTTCAAACAGATCGAGACGGAGTTCAAGAAGTTCTGCAAGGCGCAGAAGAACAAGGAGCACAGATTC TGCTACTACCTCGGAGGTCTGGAAGAATCCGCCACGGGCATCCTCAACGAGCTGAGCAAACCCCTCAGTTGGTCCATGCCCGCCGAGAAGATCTGCGAGAAGCTGAAGAAGAAGGACGCGCAGATCTGCGATCTTCGATATG AGAAACAAATCGATCTGAAGAGCGTGGACCTGAAGAAGCTGAAGGTGCGCGACCTGAAGAAAATCCTCAACGACTGGGACGAGAGCTGTGACGGTTGTCTTGAGAAGGGCGACTTCATCAAGCGCATCGAAGAGCTGAAGCCCAAGTACTCGCACGGCGAGCTGTAG
- the LOC119545770 gene encoding uncharacterized protein LOC119545770, with product MPKPLLNSCCLCQSTRNGSVISGILAIILSIITIVVIFTTRVHFKTIIFDFIPNDIVKIILVINLCMTILISLLMIAGALKRNHYLMVPWVVLGIMIAIGLLISVIYTGVVFFIDGYVLTGVLWLIFGLIFSAIMIYCWCVVYSEYANLSEESERGRYNKQPYRR from the exons ATGCCGAAACCCCTATTAAACTCCTGCTGCCTGTGTCAATCGACCCGGAATGGCTCTGTAATATCGGGTATCCTGGCCATTATCCTGTCGATCATTACCATCGTGGTGATCTTTACGACACGAGTCCACTTTAAAACGATAATCTTTGATTTTATCCCCAATGATATCGTTAAGATAATCCTCGTTATTAATTTGTGTATGACGATTTTAATATCACTACTTATGATTGCGGGTGCTCTAAAG CGGAACCACTACCTAATGGTTCCCTGGGTGGTCCTCGGCATTATGATTGCCATCGGTCTGCTGATCTCCGTCATCTACACGGGCGTCGTTTTCTTCATCGATGGCTATGTGCTGACGGGAGTCCTCTGGCTGATCTTCGGCCTAATTTTCTCCG CAATTATGATCTACTGCTGGTGCGTGGTTTATAGTGAATACGCCAACTTATCAGAGGAGAGCGAGCGCGGCCGCTACAACAAACAGCCGTACCGCCGTTAA